The Qingshengfaniella alkalisoli sequence CTTCTCACCGCATGACATCGAAAAGGTTTATGGCCTGCCCTTCTCGGAAATCTCTGTGACCGAGAAGTACGACGAGATGGTCGACAACCCCAAGATTCGGAAGAAGAAGATCAACGCGCGGGCATTCTTCCAGACCATCGCGGAAATCCAGTTTGAATCCGGCTACCCCTATATCCTGTTCGAGGACACCGCCAACCGTGCCAATCCGGTTCAGGGTCGGATCAACATGTCCAACCTATGCTCGGAAATCCTGCAGGTGAACGAGGCATCCGAATTCAACGACGATCTTAGCTATAAGCACCTGGGTACGGACATCTCATGCAACCTTGGCTCACTCAACATCGCCAGAACGATGGATGGCGGCGATATAGGTGCGACGGTCGAGACCGCGATCCGCGCTCTGAATGCTGTGTCTGAAATGTCAGCGATCGACAGCGTGCCCTCCGTGCGTCGTGGAAATGACGAAAGTCACGCGATCGGCTTGGGCCAGATGAACCTGCATGGCTTTCTTGCGCGCGAACACATCCACTATGGCAGCAAAGAAGGTGTGGATTTCACAAACATCTATTTCGCGACGGTGCTCTATCACTGCCTGCGCGCCTCGAACGCCATCGCTAGGGAACGCAAGCAGACATTCAAGGGTTTCAAGAAGTCGAAGTACGCCGACGGCACATTCTTCGACAAATACACTGAGCAGGACTGGTTGCCGGAAACCGACCGCGTGCGCGAGTTGTTCGACAAATTGGGTGTTGCCGTTCCAACACGTAACGATTGGGCAGAGCTGAAGTCCGCCGTGATGAAGCACGGCATCTTCAACCGTAACCTCCAGGCCGTGCCGCCGACCGGCTCGATCAGCTATATCAACAACTCGACGTCCTCGATCCACCCGATCACCTCAAAGATCGAGATCCGCAAGGAAGGTAAGATCGGACGCGTCTACTACCCGGCCGCGTTCATGAACAACGAAAACCTCGAATACTACCGTGACGCGTATGAAATCGGGCCCGAGGCGATCATTGACACTTATGCGGCCGCAACTCAGCACGTGGATCAAGGTCTTTCCCTGACGCTGTTCTTCAAGGACACGGCAACCACCCGAGATATCAACCGCGCGCAAATCTACGCGTGGAAGAAGGGCATCAAGACCATCTACTACATCCGCCTGCGCCAGATGGCCCTGGAAGGGACCGAAGTGCAGGGTTGTGTGAGCTGCTCACTCTAAGTTTCCCCAAGCGCCGGACCGCCCCAAGGGTCCGGCGCGAAATTTCCCTTGCAGGACAGGCGTGATATGATCCATGCGCCGCGACCTGCTCCGCGCGCTGAAAGGCTCTGCTCGTGAAAGACATGATCGAACCCCGCACCGTCCCCCACGCCGTCAACTGGAACCGACTGCACGACGACAAGGATCTCGAAATCTGGAACCGACTGACAGTCAATTTCTGGCTGCCGGAAAAGGTGCCGCTATCCAACGACATCCAGAGCTGGGCCACGCTGACCGAGCAGGAAAAGCAACTGACGATTCGTGTTTTCACCGGCCTGACCCTGCTGGATACGATCCAGAACACCGTTGGCGCCCCTGCCCTGATGCCCGACGCCGTCACCCCCCATGAAGAAGCGGTTCTGACGAATATCGCCTTCATGGAAGCCGTTCACGCGCGCAGTTATTCGTCTGTTTTTTCTACGCTTTGCCAGACGCAGGAAGTTGACGAAGCCTTCCGCTGGGCCGATGAAAATCCGCAGCTTCAGCAGAAATCCCGGCTGATCCTGGACGAATACAAGGCTACTGAATCCCCGCTGAAGAAAAAGATCGCCAGCGTGTTTCTGGAAAGCTTCCTGTTCTATTCGGGCTTCTACCTGCCGATGCACTGGTCGAGCCGGGCCAAGCTGACCAACACGGCCGACCTGATCCGCCTGATTATCCGGGATGAGGCGGTTCACGGCTACTACATCGGCTACAAGTACCAGCGTGGGCTTGAACGCTTGTCGGAAGCCGAACGGGCGGAGCTCAAGGATTTTGCCTTCTCGCTGATGTTCGAACTCTACGAGGTTGAAACCCGTTACACCGAGGACCTGTATGATAACCTCGGCCTGACCGAAGACGTCAAACCACTTCCTGCATTACAACGCGAACAAGGCGCTCATGAACCTAGGATACGAGGCGCTGTTCCCCGATCAGGTCTGCCAGGTGAACCCGGCGATCATGGCATCGCTGTCGCCAAACGCCGATGAGAACCACGACTTCTTCTCAGGTTCTGGCTCCTCCTACGTGATCGGCAAAGCCGTCGCAACCGAAGACGACGATTGGGATTTCTGAGATCCGGAAAATGGCGATCGAGATTGAGTTTCGAGAAGCATACCGCGATGAAGTTCCTCAGGTCGTAGCGCTGTTGGTGGATGATGAACTGGGTCGTGGACGCGAAGGACAGAACCTTTCGGTCTATTTCGACGCGTTCGACGCCATGTCGCGCGAAACCGGAAACCGCGTCTATGTGGGTATCATGGACGATAAGGTCGTAGCCACCTACCAGTTGACAGCCATCAGCGGCCTATCGCGAACAGCCACCCGCCGCGCCCAGATCGAAGGTTGTGCGGGTGGCGTCATCATTACGAGGCACTGGAGTGGGGCGCATGCTTCTGGCAGATGCCGAACAGCGTGCGCGAGATGCCGGATGCGCCCTGATGCAGCTGACCAGCGATCGACAGCGCGAGACAGCACACAAGTTCTATGAAACCGCTGGCTATACGCCCAGCCACACCGGTTTCAAGAAACCGCTTTTCGCTGACGAATAGTCCGTTCGAAGTTTTTTGTCCCAAGGGGGTGACGCAAGGAAATTTCGCGGCTATAGAAATTGCGACTCATAGTGGAGGACTCTTGATGAGGCATTACCGCACGACCATCTTGCTGACACCGGCAGCGCCGTACCGGGCTGCCCGCGCAGTCCATCCTTTTCAAGACAATCAGATCCCCGCGGAGGGGCACTATGCTTCGAAATCTAGAAAATCTTGTCGACCCGTTTGCTGCGTATGAGGAAGAAACGCCGCCGAAAGAGCTGCGTAAGTTCCTGATATCCCATCTTCTTCCGTTCAAGAAGGTGCTGCTAGCGATTGCAGCGGTGGGACTAATCGCCGCGCTGACGGAAACCGCGCTGATCTACTATTCGGGTCGCGTCATCGACCTGATGACCAGCGCCGGGCGCGACGCATTCTGGAACCGCCACGCGATCGAGCTCCTTCTGGCCGCGGTGCTGATCCTGATCCTGCGCCCGCTTGCAGTATCGCTGAACTTCGCACTGCTGTTCCGTGCCTACTCGACCAATATGGTGGCGCAGGCGCGCTGGCGCTCACACAAGCACATGCTGGGTCAATCGGTCGGCTTCTTCCAGAACGACTTCGCCGGACGTCTTGCAAACCGCGTGATGAACATGGGCTATGCGGTCGAGGACAGCGTATTCCTGATGTTCGAGGGATTCTGGCACGCGGCGATCTTCGTGATGGGCACTCTGTTCGTGCTCAGCCGGATGGATATGCGTCTGGTCATCCCGCTGCTGCTGTGGATCGGGCTGTATCTGTGGTTCGTTCTATGGCTGGCCCCGCGGATCGGTCGCGCATCTGAAAAGCTGAGCCACGCGAATTCGGCCGTTACCGCTCGCGTGGTTGACGCATATACCAACATAGAAACGGTCAAGCTGTTCGCGCATGCGGAGCGGGAAGAAACCTACGCTCGCAACGCCATGTCGCGGCACCGGCTGCGGTTCTCGCGGATTCTGCGGCTGTTCTCGGTGATGATGACAGGCATCGCGGGCGTCAACGCGCTGGCCGTTCTATTGTTGGTTGGCCCCGCCATTTGGTTATGGTCAATCGGCAGCCTGAGCATCGGACAGGTGTCCACTGCGGTTGCGCTGACGGTGCGGTTGAACGCGATGACCGGGTGGATCATGTGGCTGACCGTTCGGATTTTCGAGCATTTCGGTGTGATCCGCGAAGGCCTGGAAAGCATTGCGCAGCCCCAGACCGTTACCAATACCGACGACGCGACGACACTCAAGGTGCGCAAGGCCGAAATCCGCTACGACAACCTCAGCCACCACTACGGCAAGGGCAAAGGCGGGCTGGATCACATCAATCTGGTCATCCCCGACGGACAGAAGGTCGGCTTGGTCGGGCGCTCCGGCGCGGGTAAGTCGTCGCTGGTCAACCTGCTGCTGCGTTTCCGCGACGCCGAAAGCGGTCGGGTGTTGATCGACGGGCAAGACATTTCGCTGGTCACACAGGAAAGCCTGCGCAAGCAGATCGGCATGGTCACGCAGGACAGTTCCCTGCTGCATCGGTCGGTGCGGGACAACATCCTGTATGGTCGGCCCGACGCGACCGAAGCGCAAATGATCGAAGCCGCAAAGCGAGCCGAAGCGCATGACTTCATCCAGCAACTTGCCGACCCCAAGGGTCGCACGGGATACAACGCGCATGTCGGTGAACGGGGTGTAAAACTGTCGGGTGGCCAGCGCCAGCGGATTGCTTTGGCGCGGGTCATCCTGAAGGACGCGCCTATCCTTGTGCTGGACGAAGCGACCTCTGCGCTCGATTCCGAGGTGGAGGCAAGCATCCAGCAAACGCTCTATGGCGTGATGCAGGGCAAGACGGTGATCGCGATTGCGCACCGCCTGTCAACCATCGCCCAGATGGACCGTATCATCGTGATGGAGGCCGGACGCATCGCCGAAGACGGCACGCATGAGGAATTGCTGGCACAAGGTGGTCTCTATGCGAGCTTCTGGAATCGGCAGTCAGGCGGGTTTCTTGATGCCGATCCCGAACACCTGTCAGATCACGTGGCATAACGACAGGGGGCTTACCCGCCCTCTGTCAATTCAGCGACCATCCAGCGCAGCGCGCACAGCGTTCCGCCAGGGCTGAGCTTTCAGGTAGGCCACAAAATATGCGGTCAAAGAAAGCAATGCGATGCCCAACACATTGACGACCAGTGCCTGCAACACACCCCTCCCCATGACATCCAGCAAAACCCCCATCAACCGCGACAACACCATCGACGTCATGAACACCGCTAAAGTTTGCTGGCCGACCTTACTGACAACGGGTGTCACCCGATCACGTATAGGACCACCTAGCAAACGGCTTCCCATCGGTCCTACGGCAGCCCACGCAAGATAAGCCAAGCTAAGAAAATGGATATATCGCAAAATTCCCTGGTCGGTCTTGGACAGCAGGATCCACCATTCCTTCCGCCACGCCCGGATTTCTGCGAACATCCCAACGGTCTCGTGCCACGCCAAGGGCAATGATATCACCACCACCGCGCAGGCGATCGCGATCATTGCGCGGCTTTTGGGCGGCTTGGGAATCCAACCTGCCATCAAACCGAACCCCGTGAAAAAGACGAGTTGCCAGGCAAAAGGGTTGAAGAACCACTGCCGCTCGCTGCCTCTGGAAAACCAGTATTCCGCTGGAAGCTCCAACCCACCGGCCGTCACGTAAGCCCACAGACACAGGCTAGCCATAATCACGAGTTTCGGACTGATCTGCGCCAGCAACATCATCGGCGGAACCAATCCCAGAATGACGAAATACATTGGCAAGATGTCAAAGTAATTCGGCACATAAGTCATGGTCATCAAGCCAATCATGTTACGTCCCGTTTCACGGATGAAGGGATACAGATTCAATGCATCCACGTAATCTTTCTCGAACCAGCCCGTCTGATTCAGGACCAGCATCGTAAAGAGGGCCACGAAGAAAACACCCAGATGCGCCCAGTAAATCTGCCACATCCTCAATAGGATGCGCAAAGTGCCCATCCACCAACCCGCGTACTGGAAGATCGTGCCAAAGGCGATAGCCGAAGCCATGCCCGAACAGAACACGAAGATTTCCGCGGCATCGGAAAACCCGAAACGTGATGGCGTCCATAAAGCCCATGGGTTGGACGGAACGTGCGACAGAAGAATGACATACATTGCTACGCCGCGAAAGAAATCGAGCCGTGGATCGCGTGTGCGAGATGGCGGCTTGCGTTCAGGGGATGCTTGTTGCGTCATATATTGTTGTCTTGCCCAAAAAACCTTGCCTCGGCCGAAGCCATCAGACCAACTACGGCATTGTCAGCGGTAGGTTTAGCCCCGATTTACGTATCGGATGAAATTCGCCAGTTCGCGCCATCAAGTTACAATTCTATATTCGTCAAACGGTTCAGAAGTTCCGCAGCATTGTGCACACCGAACTTCCGAAGCAGTCGTGCCCGAACATCTTCAATCGTTCGCGGCGACAAGCCAAGATCCCCGGCAATTTGCTTGCTGGTCATTCCTTGCATCAACAACATCACGACGTCTCGTTCCCTCGGCGTCAGATTAAC is a genomic window containing:
- the nrdE gene encoding class 1b ribonucleoside-diphosphate reductase subunit alpha, translated to MDTATLERPVAQTEELDYHALNAMLNLYDPEGKIQFDADRRAARQYFLQHVNQNTVFFHSLDEKLGYLVSEGYYEKEVLDQYSRDFVRKIWDAAYTKKFRFPTFLGAFKYYTSYTLKTFDGKRYLERYEDRVVMVALALAQGDKKLAMRLMEEIIAGRFQPATPTFLNAGKKQRGELISCFLLRLEDNMESIGRGINSALQLSKRGGGVALMLTNIRESGAPIKGIENQSSGVIPVMKLLEDSFSYANQLGARQGAGAVYLNAHHPDILRFLDTKRENADEKIRIKTLSLGVVIPDITFELAKKNEDMYLFSPHDIEKVYGLPFSEISVTEKYDEMVDNPKIRKKKINARAFFQTIAEIQFESGYPYILFEDTANRANPVQGRINMSNLCSEILQVNEASEFNDDLSYKHLGTDISCNLGSLNIARTMDGGDIGATVETAIRALNAVSEMSAIDSVPSVRRGNDESHAIGLGQMNLHGFLAREHIHYGSKEGVDFTNIYFATVLYHCLRASNAIARERKQTFKGFKKSKYADGTFFDKYTEQDWLPETDRVRELFDKLGVAVPTRNDWAELKSAVMKHGIFNRNLQAVPPTGSISYINNSTSSIHPITSKIEIRKEGKIGRVYYPAAFMNNENLEYYRDAYEIGPEAIIDTYAAATQHVDQGLSLTLFFKDTATTRDINRAQIYAWKKGIKTIYYIRLRQMALEGTEVQGCVSCSL
- a CDS encoding ABC transporter ATP-binding protein, with the protein product MLRNLENLVDPFAAYEEETPPKELRKFLISHLLPFKKVLLAIAAVGLIAALTETALIYYSGRVIDLMTSAGRDAFWNRHAIELLLAAVLILILRPLAVSLNFALLFRAYSTNMVAQARWRSHKHMLGQSVGFFQNDFAGRLANRVMNMGYAVEDSVFLMFEGFWHAAIFVMGTLFVLSRMDMRLVIPLLLWIGLYLWFVLWLAPRIGRASEKLSHANSAVTARVVDAYTNIETVKLFAHAEREETYARNAMSRHRLRFSRILRLFSVMMTGIAGVNALAVLLLVGPAIWLWSIGSLSIGQVSTAVALTVRLNAMTGWIMWLTVRIFEHFGVIREGLESIAQPQTVTNTDDATTLKVRKAEIRYDNLSHHYGKGKGGLDHINLVIPDGQKVGLVGRSGAGKSSLVNLLLRFRDAESGRVLIDGQDISLVTQESLRKQIGMVTQDSSLLHRSVRDNILYGRPDATEAQMIEAAKRAEAHDFIQQLADPKGRTGYNAHVGERGVKLSGGQRQRIALARVILKDAPILVLDEATSALDSEVEASIQQTLYGVMQGKTVIAIAHRLSTIAQMDRIIVMEAGRIAEDGTHEELLAQGGLYASFWNRQSGGFLDADPEHLSDHVA
- a CDS encoding OpgC family protein; the protein is MTQQASPERKPPSRTRDPRLDFFRGVAMYVILLSHVPSNPWALWTPSRFGFSDAAEIFVFCSGMASAIAFGTIFQYAGWWMGTLRILLRMWQIYWAHLGVFFVALFTMLVLNQTGWFEKDYVDALNLYPFIRETGRNMIGLMTMTYVPNYFDILPMYFVILGLVPPMMLLAQISPKLVIMASLCLWAYVTAGGLELPAEYWFSRGSERQWFFNPFAWQLVFFTGFGLMAGWIPKPPKSRAMIAIACAVVVISLPLAWHETVGMFAEIRAWRKEWWILLSKTDQGILRYIHFLSLAYLAWAAVGPMGSRLLGGPIRDRVTPVVSKVGQQTLAVFMTSMVLSRLMGVLLDVMGRGVLQALVVNVLGIALLSLTAYFVAYLKAQPWRNAVRAALDGR